The Stutzerimonas stutzeri RCH2 genomic interval TGTTCTCTTTTTACCTGGAAGATATGGTGCGTCCCTATCAGAGCGAGGTATTTCCAGATCGGATCACGACTATCTCGTTCACTGAGAACAACCCTCACTTAATATCAGGTACAACCTACTACATTGAAGGCAGAGCTGAAAAATCGGAAGATGGCACGATCAATCCACTGCATTACCTGACGCCCTGCAAAACAAAGGCGTACTCCGGGTTTTTGGCAAAGCTTGCGACCCTCATTGCGAAACTATCCAAAAATGCCCCTGCCAAGCGGTTGAAGGAGATTTATCAAAGGGTCTATTTTGATGAAGTGCAGGATTTGGTCGGTTGGGACTACGACGTGATCAAATCACTCAACAAGGTCATGGTCGACTCGATCTGTTGTGTGGGCGACTTTCGACAGACAATCTACACAACGACGTTCGGCCATAAGGCTCCGCAGACGCCTCAACAGAAGGTCGATTACTTCGTCGGGAAAATGAAGTTCGAAAAGCATTCGATGCCGAAGAATCGCAGGTGCATACAAGAAATCTGCGACCTCTCCGACACGATCCACCTGGGGCTGTATGACAAGACGGTAACAGGTGTCGAGAAAGTGCCAGACGAAATATCGCATCACCATGGCACCTTCATAGTGAAACAATCTCAGGTGAGCGATTACTTGGCAGCGTTTCAGCCTCAAGTACTGCGCTGGTCGTCCACCACCGGCACTGGATACCTACCGGGTAACCTTATCTGTTATACGTTCGGTTCCTGCAAAGGCTTAGGCTTTGATCGAGTGCTTGTGATCCCGTCAGATAAACATCTGAAGTTCATTGGCGGAAATGCCAAAGTGTTCGACAAGGATAAGACGGAGGAGTCGCGAAACAAGCTATACGTCGCGATTACCCGCGCGCGCTATAGCCTGGCCTTCCTCGTCGAGGATAAGAAGGTGAAAGGGCTCCCTTACCCCATATGGGATGGCTCTGGCGCGCTCAATGCAGTGATCGAAAAGTGAGGCGGAGAGGCTGACGACTCATGTTGAGTGACGAGAAGCCGCCTCTCCCCGCGGACATTTCAGGAGCAATACCATGACGATGGCCCATGAGCGCACCCGTAGCGTTGTTCAAACACGGGACTTCCTACAGGAGCTGGCTAGGGACACGAGCCTTCCTGAAAACGTACGGTACCAAGCAAATAATCTACTTCGGCATTACCCGACAGCAGAAGCCGTCTGGTTGGCTGGTCGAGTGGAAGAGCGATCCAAGCAAGAGCTTTCCCTATTGGCCGACAAGCATGGACCTCTACATCCGGTGTTAGTCAGCTGGCTGTTAAATGATCCGATGTTTTCGGATCACGGAGCCAGCTGAGCCGGGGCGCAACACTGGCAAGAGGATCCCCCTCGTCAGGTGTTCAAGGGGCAGATGCTGGCTGTGGCCTTGATGTCCATCATGCCGTTTAAATAGGCCCCGTTTATCTCTGAGCGGCCCGAAGGGAGCCGTGCACTGGGCGTGATTGACATACCGCCGTGCCGTAACAGCTTCCCTCGTATCTATAATTGGTGGCTCAGCTAGGAGCCATCATGAGTTTGTTGCCGATTGAATCTGTTTTGCCCGCTTTAAGAGATGCCTTGTCTGCACGTAATGAAGTTGTACTTGAGGCAGCGCCGGGGGCAGGCAAAACAACGCGAGTACCAATAGCGCTGCTGGAAGAGCCTTGGCTGGCCGACCAGACTATTGTCATGCTCGAACCACGTCGACTAGCTGCCAGAGCCGCAGCTGAGCGACTGGCGAGCGAGCTGGGAGAAAGCGTTGGGCAAACAGTCGGCTATCGAATTCGCTTGGAGAGTAAGGTCGGACCACAGACTCGAATTGAAGTAGTGACTGAAGGCATTCTTACTCGTCGGCTTCAAGACGATCCTGCCCTAGATGGCGTTGGGCTGCTCATATTTGATGAGTATCATCTGCGTAGTCTCGATGCCGATCTGGCGTTGGCCTTGTGTCTCAACGGCCGTGAGTTGTTGCGCGACGAACCGCCGCTGAAGGTGCTGCTGATGTCCGCCACGCTGGAAGGCGAGCGCCTGTCGCGCCTGCTGGACGAGGCGCCTGTGGTACGCAGCGAAGGTCGCATGTATCCGGTGGAGCAGCGTTGGGGGCGGCCGAGTCAGATCGGCGAGGCGCTCGAACCCCGGGTGGTACAGACCATGCTCCAGGCCCTGGCCGATGAACCTGGCAGCCTGCTGGTGTTCCTCCCCGGCCAGGCGGAGATTCGCCGCGTCGCCGAGCAGTTGGCCGAGCGCCTCGCTGGCCGGTCAGAGATCCTGCTCTGCCCGCTCCACGGTGAACTGGACCTCGCTGCCCAGCGCGCGGCCATCGAGCCGGCACCGGCGGGCAAGCGCAAGGTGGTGCTGGCCACCAACATCGCCGAGACCAGCCTGACCATCGATGGCGTGCGCGTGGTGGTGGACGCGGGCCTGGAGCGTGTACCGCGCTTCGACCCGGCCAGTGGCATGACTCGCCTGGACACCCAGCGTATTTCCCGCTCCTCCGCGACCCAGCGTGCCGGCCGTGCCGGCCGTCTGCAGCCGGGTGCCTGCTACCGGCTCTGGTCTGAGGCCCAGCATGAGCAACTGGCCGCCCACGGGAGCGCGGAAATCCTCCAGGCCGACCTTGCCGGACTGGCGTTGCAACTGGCGCGCTGGGGGATTGGTGATCCCAATGAACTGGCCTGGCTCGATCCGCCGCCCACGGCTGCCTACGCCCAGGGCCGTGACCTGCTGCAACGCCTCGGCGCACTGGCCGACGATGGCAACTTGACCCGCCATGGCCAGGCCATGGCCGAACTGCCCGC includes:
- the hrpB gene encoding ATP-dependent helicase HrpB, with product MSLLPIESVLPALRDALSARNEVVLEAAPGAGKTTRVPIALLEEPWLADQTIVMLEPRRLAARAAAERLASELGESVGQTVGYRIRLESKVGPQTRIEVVTEGILTRRLQDDPALDGVGLLIFDEYHLRSLDADLALALCLNGRELLRDEPPLKVLLMSATLEGERLSRLLDEAPVVRSEGRMYPVEQRWGRPSQIGEALEPRVVQTMLQALADEPGSLLVFLPGQAEIRRVAEQLAERLAGRSEILLCPLHGELDLAAQRAAIEPAPAGKRKVVLATNIAETSLTIDGVRVVVDAGLERVPRFDPASGMTRLDTQRISRSSATQRAGRAGRLQPGACYRLWSEAQHEQLAAHGSAEILQADLAGLALQLARWGIGDPNELAWLDPPPTAAYAQGRDLLQRLGALADDGNLTRHGQAMAELPAHPRIAHLLLRGHALGLGGLACDLAALLGERDILRGGGADLHSRLALLAGNDKAARGARGGVQRARQLARQFRSYLRGPASEPVADPDHPRWLGCLLAFAYPDRIAQQRRAGGADYRLANGRAATFGEPDALMKEPWLVIADLGSRQGQREERIYLAADLDPALFDGPLAEQVRCQDLLDWEEREGVLRAERQVKVGELVLAREALAELDDEARSRALLGLVRRKGLELLPWSAELRQWQARVALLRRLDLADTGSSEWPDLSDAALLASLEEWLQPWLGKVSRLSHFANLDLAGILHGLLPWPLPQRLDELAPRTLEVPSGSRIRLDYSDEMPVLAVRLQELFGLADTPRIAGGRQGVKLHLLSPAQRPVQVTQDLASFWRNTYAEVKKDLRGRYPKHYWPEDPLVAQATARAKPRKS
- a CDS encoding UvrD-helicase domain-containing protein; protein product: MPNELWVAGAGSGKTHKIITEAIETIKAGGRVLVVTYTTNNQAELRSRFVELYGASSEHFVVKGLFSFYLEDMVRPYQSEVFPDRITTISFTENNPHLISGTTYYIEGRAEKSEDGTINPLHYLTPCKTKAYSGFLAKLATLIAKLSKNAPAKRLKEIYQRVYFDEVQDLVGWDYDVIKSLNKVMVDSICCVGDFRQTIYTTTFGHKAPQTPQQKVDYFVGKMKFEKHSMPKNRRCIQEICDLSDTIHLGLYDKTVTGVEKVPDEISHHHGTFIVKQSQVSDYLAAFQPQVLRWSSTTGTGYLPGNLICYTFGSCKGLGFDRVLVIPSDKHLKFIGGNAKVFDKDKTEESRNKLYVAITRARYSLAFLVEDKKVKGLPYPIWDGSGALNAVIEK
- a CDS encoding BPSL0761 family protein codes for the protein MTMAHERTRSVVQTRDFLQELARDTSLPENVRYQANNLLRHYPTAEAVWLAGRVEERSKQELSLLADKHGPLHPVLVSWLLNDPMFSDHGAS